The Gadus macrocephalus chromosome 3, ASM3116895v1 DNA segment acatatacacacatttcaAATCTTTTAGTCTATGCGTTCTTGTGAGATGACTAATTCCATGTTAATACAACaacatgatgatgatgtatCTGCGCGGTTGCAGGACATCTAGGTAAGACAGGTATTGTGGTGTATAGGTGGTTGTTATACTGAGGTGAACAGAAGgctctccctccccaggagaAGGCAGCGTTCGGGGTCCCCATGCCCAGAAGCTACTTGGAGCTGACCCTGAGTCCCAGCAGTGAGGTGGACAACGCAGACGCCGCCAACTTCAACAGCGACATCCTGCTGATGCCCGACCTGCACACCTTCCGGGTGCTACCTTGGGCCGAGCAGACGGCCCGGGTCATCTGCGACCCCTGCACCGTCACGGGGGCCCCCCTGCGCACCTCCCCCCGCCTCATCGCTAAGCAACTCCTGGGCCAGCTGCAGAGCCTGGGCTTCTCCCTGCACTCCTCCTTCACGTACGAGTGCTGCGTGCTGGGCGCCGCCGACCGGCCAGGCCCCAAGACGCTGATGTTCCCGGCCACCACGCTGCTCAGCAACCACCAGCTGCCCTTCTTCCAGCAGCTGGTGGATAGCATGTATTGCATGGGCTGCGACGTGGACAGCTTCGCGTCGGCCTCCGGCCCCGGCCAGATGGAGGTCAACCTGCGGCCTGAGTTTGGCATCGCGGCGGCCGACAGCGCCTTCACCTTCCGCACCAGCCTCAAGGAGATGGCCCGCAAGCACGGCTACCTGGCCAGCTTCTTCACGGACGACAGCCTGCACAACGCCGGCGTGCTGTCCCACAGCCTGTGGGACGCCAGCGGGCGGCGCGGCCTATTCCACAGCGGGGAGGCGCGGGGCGGCGAGCTGTCGGAGATGGGGAAGAAGTGGCTGGCGGGGCTGCTCAGCCACTCGGCCGCCCTGAGCTGCCTGCTGTCCCCCGGGCGGGACTGCAGGAGCCGCACGGCCCGGCGGGCCAAGGAGCCCCAGCGCGGGATGCACGCCACCTGCGGCTACAACGACCACAGCAGCTCCTTTAACGTGAAGCGGCACGGCGGGCGCACGCTGCACATCGACAACCAGCTGGGCTCAGCGGCGGCCAACCCCTACGTGGTGCTGGCCGCCACCGTGGCCGCGGGGCTGGACGGCATCAAGCGTAGCCTGAGCTTGGAGGCGGGACCGGGCCAGCAGCGGCAGCACGCCATCCCCGTGAGGCTGGAGGACGCTCTGGAGGCGCTGGAGGCGGACCACATGCTGGGCAGCGCCCTGGGGGAGCCCTTTGTCCAGTACTTCATCGCCATGAAGAAGTTTGAGATCGAGACGCAAGAGCTGGACGACGAGAGGAACAAGTGCCTGGAGTATTTCATCTAGGAGTTCCCCGCCGTGTGCCCGCCTGCTACCGCCACAGCAATAACGATAGCATTGTTTTGGTAGGAAATGTTTCATTTCATTGATTTGCTCCTTATTTTTGATAATGTGTGATTCTGAATTACTTCTTGTAAATATGACGAATACATTTCACATAAACAGTTCCTTCATCCTTGTGGCCTCACCCCGAGTGTGATTTTCAGTGTCTTTATTTGGGTATACTGGGTATACTATACAACGTGAAGGGCAGGGTTTACGGTAGTACAGTGCAGGAACACTAGAGGGCACTAGACAGCTCTAGAATGCAGTGCATTGCGCAACAATAAGGTTGGTTTTCATGGTAGAACCTGTTTCTATAGAAAAGAAAACAAGGTAGATTATCCATTTATACAATTATTTTGCGTAGAGTGAACACATTGGCAACTTTTGACAACATGTAACAAactgttttaaataaaaaatgtaaaatgttccCATTGTTATCAGACCACACACATCATTATAATTTTGATTAGTCAATTATTCTAGATCACTGTGAGTAATCTAAAACCTGAGACAGTCATAAACTCTGGTTAAGCTTACGAACCACAGTTCATGTGGTATTTTGGTAGTTTTCCAAACCAGTGTGCATTGTAGCAAAACTAGGTGTGCCATGTCATGCAATACATAACCCTGAAGCAGGTTACTCATATAATTGGATCTGTTTAGGATTTTATTGTTCCACATAAAACCAGCTTTTGCTCCATTTCAAAAATGCAATCTTAATACTACTACAGCATGTGAAATAATGTCTAAAATGGCTTATAAcccagtctttttttttttgtggtcaTTCCCTTCAACTATGTTGGAGGACTTTAGATTTCAAGTTGGAAATGTGGTGTGGCTTAAACTGCAAAAAGGTTGGGAACTGTCTTTGGCttccaaataaaataatttcatGGCACAATATTGGATATGGCTTTCACAGGGCTGAAAATTCCTGACCAAAATAAAACATCTAAATGTCAACCCGCTTCCACTCATTTAGTTCTCAGTTGTGATTGTTAAAGTAACCAATTAATTGGTCTAAACCCAGGATGGATGCCGGTCCGAGTTTGCGGTTGGATAGTCAAAAAAAGTGTGTCCTTTGTTTCTTTTCCAAACCTATTTACCTTGAGCTTTAAGGAAAATGTCATTAGGTTGAGGATAAATGTGAAGGATAATTCATAAGTCAGTGCTAGGAGAAGCCGACTGCACTTACATTGTTCATTAGGTAATGCGATGGCGGATGTTATGGACGGAGAACTGCCGTGATGAAACTACAAAGTCTGGGATAGACTTAGATACTCGTTCTTACTGTGTTGTTATATGCAGGCTGTATAAACCAGAACAAGCCGGTGATAAATGTTACTTTATTAGCAAGGTTCAACTTGGAATATTTAGTTTCAATTCAATTTAAATTCAAAAGTAGTTAAATAAAGGCTCCCAGTcacaaaaggaaaataaaatagttttcacATTGATAAAGGTTTTTCATTGTCAAACCCCTGGCCACTCATATATATGGATATAGATCCCAATTAGTATGATTGATGGAAAATAATTTACATGTTCAGCATTTATTTCTGTGAAAGGACGAATGGTGCATCGCTTTACATGTTCCTTCTGCAAGAAATTCTGAGACGGCATTAGGTCGTTCCTTTTTGTAAAGGATTGTCCAGTGAACGAAAGCATTGAAGCCTCTTTCCATTGCACTTAGAGAATTTGAAGAGCTCTTATCATGGCTTCCACTTCAATACTTCCATATCATTCCACGCATTTAGGAACCTTCCTTAGCAATAAAGACAATCAACCGCAGCCTTAGTTTTAGATATCAGGCCAATATCTAAATAGCTCAATTATGATATCCTTCTGAAGAAAACATTCCAGTACAAGGTTCCATTGTTATTTCATAGAGGTTATAGGTTGAGTTAGAGGTCACAAAAATATAATCAACAATATTCCTCCTGAAAATAGTGGCTATAATCCTTAACGGAAATTTAATTGGATCTAACCCTAGAAAACGTACAAACCATTTGGCTTTTGTCTTAAAAACACTTCTGGCCTGTGAACCGTCTGTAATGGTTTGTTTGTCTTGCCTACCGTCTGTAACGGGCTGTTTGTCTGGTGAAACGTCTGTAACAGGTTATTTGTGTGGTTGACCCTCTGTAACGGTTGTTTGTCTCTTGAACCGTCTGTAACAGGCTCTTTTTCTGATGAACCGTCTGTAATGTTTTGTTTGTCTTGTCTACAGTCTATAACGAGCTGTTTGTCTGATGAACCGTCTGTAACGAGCTGTGTGTCTGGTGAAGCGTCTGCAACGGGTAATTTGTCTGGTTGACCCCCTGTAAGGGATCGTTTGTCTGGTTGACCCTCTGTAACGGAACGTTTGTCTGGTGAACCGACTGCAACGGGTCTTTGGTCTTGTGTTCCTTCTAAAATGTGCCGATGGTCTGGGGACCCTGGGATTCATTTGTTCTTGGTGATCAGGCTGCCAACACGCTGCATGAAGCGACCCAGGCGGTTGTCCTGGGTCGTGGGCGTCTGATTCGCTGAGTAGAGCTTGGATGCGCCAGCGGAAGGCTGCCTGATGCTGTTGAGCACAGAGTTCCTCTCCTTCCCGAGGTAGCGCAGACTGGAGGACCTCACCGGATTATCCAGAAGAGCTTCAAAGCGGCTGTAGGCCCTCACCCTCTGGGGCTGCTGGTCAACGGCCGCATCGCTCTCCAGGGTCAGCCTGGAGCCGCTGACGCTGGTCTGGGGCCTGCTTGAGCGCTGGGCGGACCCTCGGTCAAATGGAGCCACGGATGAAGGGCGTTCCTTCTCTTCAAGGCTGTCGATGGTGTTCTGCGACCTGGAAACACTCTTCAACGTCCCCTTAGGCGTAGCGGGCGCCACGGTGGAGTGTGCCACTGCTGCGGGCGGCACAGATCCGTCAGAGCCCTCCGCTGAGGCCTGCTGGCTCGCTGGGGAGGGGTTCTGCGATCGCATGGAAGACTTCCTCTGTAAGGTCTTATCCTCCTTCCGCTGGGACCCAATAAGTGAGTAAACCTTGGACTTGAGGGAGTTCTTCCTCTGAAATGTTTGCTCGCCTTGCGGTGACGGGACCATTTCGGCCGAACCCTTGGCTTTCACCACGTTCTGCGATGTCCCTGATGCATCACAGATGGAAGAGTTTGCCGTCAACGGGGGTGTGGCCTCGCGTTTGGGGGGTGTTGCCTCCCATGTGGGGAGTGTTGCCTCTCGTTTGGGGGGTGGTTCGGCATGGATTGGGGAGGGTCTCGCACCAGGTGGATCCTTCTTCGTGGCAACGGTACTCTCCTTGGCCAGGTCCTGATGCCGTGATCCAACAGACCGGATTGATCCCACAGAGCCCACTCTGGAAACAGCCCTGCGACCCCCATGGGGCGTCGCCGTGGCGGGGTCTTTGTGGCACACTTTGTTTGTTGCATCTTTCTCTTCTGGGATATCCAGGAGAGGGTCCAGGGCTCTGGAGGACTGTGTGTTGCCACCGCTCGGCCTCAGGCCCAAGGGTTTTAGAGATGGCTCCTTCTGTTTCACATCCGGCTTGCCCCCTGATGAAGGGGTCCTGGGAAGGGGCTGCGGTCGGTCTTGTGTTCGCGGGGTTGGTCTCATACGTTGGGCTGCAGACGGCTGGTCCTCCAGCGCCTGAGGTTCCTCTATC contains these protein-coding regions:
- the lgsn gene encoding lengsin, coding for MSSSEELLQMKAQQGVSRDTVDGVGVSLGRRKGVTLSEEQASSEEGDSRERLSIVHTDADRGPSPATTTLVSIGSPPPRPRSRGGPDRGGSGPPWTRGGLYHGGPCRPSDIPRQTMEELKTTLREGPHLAFRVQGDARSREPSTPLLKGQNAVQGGGGASDQGHRRVLTTFKPHEGGASIRGPGPGDPRAGQHPSSLFRPDAFPYRSPGGRYPPPGGWDPSDEAGRSQTDSREPCAGGSGCSSSSDMENIKQQMTRENIRFVRFEAVDLHGVSRSKTVPARHFHEKAAFGVPMPRSYLELTLSPSSEVDNADAANFNSDILLMPDLHTFRVLPWAEQTARVICDPCTVTGAPLRTSPRLIAKQLLGQLQSLGFSLHSSFTYECCVLGAADRPGPKTLMFPATTLLSNHQLPFFQQLVDSMYCMGCDVDSFASASGPGQMEVNLRPEFGIAAADSAFTFRTSLKEMARKHGYLASFFTDDSLHNAGVLSHSLWDASGRRGLFHSGEARGGELSEMGKKWLAGLLSHSAALSCLLSPGRDCRSRTARRAKEPQRGMHATCGYNDHSSSFNVKRHGGRTLHIDNQLGSAAANPYVVLAATVAAGLDGIKRSLSLEAGPGQQRQHAIPVRLEDALEALEADHMLGSALGEPFVQYFIAMKKFEIETQELDDERNKCLEYFI